One window of Aspergillus oryzae RIB40 DNA, chromosome 3 genomic DNA carries:
- the mvd1 gene encoding diphosphomevalonate decarboxylase MVD1 (mevalonate pyrophosphate decarboxylase) — MAAPSDSTVFRATTTAPVNIAVIKYWGKRDATLNLPTNSSLSVTLSQRSLRTLTTASCSAKYPTADELILNGKPQDIQSSKRTLACLSNLRSLRQELEAADSSLPRLSTLPLRIVSENNFPTAAGLASSAAGFAALVRAVADLYQLPQSPRDLSRIARQGSGSACRSLMGGYVAWRAGNLADGSDSLAEEVAPESHWPEMRALILVVSAEKKDVPSTEGMQTTVATSNLFATRAESVVPERMAAIETAIQNRDFPAFAEITMRDSNGFHATCLDSWPPIFYMNDVSRAAVRLVHDINRAVGRTVCAYTFDAGPNAVIYYLEKDSELVAGTVKAILGASSEGWDGPFYEPLKSFTAPGVALDKVDSRAVDVLKDGVSRVILTGVGEGPVSVNDHLVSETGDILSN; from the exons ATGGCTGCTCCTTCTGACAGTACGGTCTTTCGGGCCACCACCACAGCCCCAGTCAATATCGCTGTTATCAA ATACTGGGGTAAAAGGGACGCCACTCTGAACTTGCCTACGaactcctccctctctgTAACCCTCTCGCAGCGTTCTTTGCGCACCCTCACCACTGCCTCATGCTCTGCCAAGTACCCGACTGCCGACGAGCTTATCCTCAATGGCAAACCTCAAGATATCCAGTCCTCCAAGCGCACCCTTGCTTGCCTTTCGAATCTGCGCTCCCTCCGCCAGGAACTTGAAGCTGCCGACTCTTCTCTGCCGAGACTGTCTACCCTTCCCCTACGGATCGTTTCCGAGAACAACTTCCCCACCGCCGCTGGCCTCGCCAGTTCCGCCGCCGGTTTCGCAGCGCTCGTCCGTGCCGTCGCCGACCTTTACCAGCTTCCCCAGTCCCCCCGAGACCTCAGCCGCATCGCTCGTCAGGGATCTGGTTCCGCTTGTCGGTCTCTGATGGGCGGATATGTGGCCTGGCGCGCCGGAAATCTTGCCGATGGTAGCGACAGCTTGGCTGAGGAGGTTGCTCCCGAGTCACACTGGCCTGAGATGCGTGCGCTCATCCTGGTCGTCAGCgctgaaaagaaggatgtgCCCAGTACGGAGGGTATGCAAACCACCGTTGCTACTTCCAACCTCTTCGCGACCCGCGCGGAATCTGTTGTACCCGAGCGGATGGCGGCTATTGAGACTGCCATTCAGAACCGAGATTTCCCTGCCTTCGCCGAGATTACCATGCGGGACTCCAATGGCTTCCACGCCACCTGTCTCGACTCCTGGCCTCCCATCTTCTATATGAACGATGTCTCTCGCGCCGCTGTTAGGCTCGTCCACGATATTAACCGTGCCGTCGGTCGTACGGTTTGCGCTTACACTTTTGATGCTGGTCCGAACGCGGTCATCTACTACCTTGAGAAGGATTCTGAACTCGTTGCCGGTACCGTCAAGGCTATCCTGGGCGCCAGCAGTGAGGGCTGGGACGGTCCGTTCTACGAACCTCTTAAGAGCTTCACCGCTCCGGGTGTGGCATTGGATAAGGTGGACTCTAGGGCTGTTGATGTGCTCAAGGATGGTGTCAGTCGTGTGATCTTAACCGGCGTCGGTGAGGGTCCTGTCAGTGTCAACGACCACCTCGTCAGTGAGACAGGTGACATTCTCTCCAACTAA
- a CDS encoding cytochrome c1 heme lyase CYT2 (holocytochrome c synthase/heme-lyase), translating into MGAGASTQSTPAAESAPAATCPVDHKTREIWLQQHKASGGPPHPLPTEDGESKAKLQRPLSSDREVSSIPRAFDQDLKQPSPNAAAEPPSPYTTSAVSHGTPSNAEAETGHDEKSGNWIYPSERQFFEALMRKGNTPASSTSPTELATSVASIIPIHNAVNERAWQQILEWEKQAPRSDPGSKKCGGPKLYSFRGLGVDPQFLSPRARINNLMGYQLPFDRHDWVVERCDGERVEYVIDFYQGKSSGANGGPAGLAANAGPGKLSFYLDVRPKLNTFEGCRMRFSRFTGL; encoded by the coding sequence ATGGGAGCTGGTGCGAGTACTCAGTCAACACCTGCCGCCGAATCTGCGCCGGCTGCAACATGTCCGGTGGATCACAAGACCCGTGAGATTTGGCTACAACAACATAAGGCCTCAGGCggtcctcctcatcctttaCCTACAGAAGATGGGGAATCAAAAGCAAAGTTACAACGACCACTGTCGAGTGACCGCGAAGTGAGCAGTATTCCCAGAGCTTTCGACCAAGACCTGAAGCAACCTTCTCCCAATGCTGCCGCGGAACCTCCATCCCCATATACTACATCGGCTGTATCGCACGGCACGCCCTCAAATGCGGAAGCTGAAACTGGTCATGATGAGAAGAGCGGGAATTGGATTTACCCATCGGAGCGCCAATTCTTCGAAGCATTGATGCGCAAAGGTAACACACCGGCTTCCAGCACTTCGCCTACTGAACTAGCAACTTCTGTGGCATCCATTATCCCAATCCATAATGCCGTCAACGAGCGTGCCTGGCAACAGATCCTAGAATGGGAGAAACAAGCGCCCCGGTCTGATCCTGGCAGCAAGAAATGTGGAGGCCCGAAGCTATATTCATTCCGCGGACTGGGCGTTGACCCCCAGTTCCTGAGTCCTCGCGCTCGCATCAACAACCTAATGGGTTACCAACTACCTTTCGATCGCCATGACTGGGTCGTAGAGAGATGCGATGGAGAGAGAGTCGAGTACGTTATTGATTTCTATCAAGGGAAATCGTCTGGAGCCAACGGTGGACCGGCCGGTTTGGCTGCTAATGCCGGGCCTGGCAAGTTGAGCTTCTACTTGGATGTACGGCCGAAGTTGAACACTTTTGAAGGCTGCAGGATGAGATTCAGCCGCTTCACAGGCTTGTAG
- a CDS encoding SNAP receptor PEP12 (predicted protein), producing MSFDRLSSLESQPTTLRRSDDPQYRDDPEFYQLTESLSNQLFSLTSNITRLSDQIALLGTRRDTERVRERVHNLLEQTRSGFKGVGEGIKKVQAWEDVNPSQKWTQQKLSSEFKATLDEFQTVQRRALEKQRASAVAARTAVEEGEQPAVEGATQEQQQLLQEQPRLANQDEVDFQESLIIEREAEIRNIEQSVGELNELFRDVAHIVHEQGGQLDIISENVENVTNDTRGANVELRSASRHQKNARNKACCLLVILAVILTIIVLAATIG from the exons ATGTCTTTCGACCGTCTTAGTTCTCTAGAATCACAGCCTACTACCCTGCGTCGCTCCGACGATCCACAGTATCGAGATGATCCCGAGTTTTACCAACTCACTGAGAGTCTTTCGAATCAGCTGTTCAGCCTAACGTCGAACATCACCCGGCTATCGGACCAGATCGCGCTTCTAGGGACAAGGCGAGACACGGAACGAGTCCGTGAACGAGTTCACAATCTTTTAGAGCAGACTCGTTCGGGGTTCAAGGGAGTAGGCGAAGGTATCAAGAAGGTGCAAGCATGGGAGGATGTTAAT CCTTCTCAAAAATGGACACAGCAAAAGCTATCTTCAGAATTCAAGGCTACTCTGGATGAGTTCCAAACTGTCCAACGCCGGGCTTTGGAGAAGCAGCGCGcatctgctgttgctgcccgCACCGCCGTGGAAGAAGGTGAACAACCAGCGGTTGAGGGAGCTACGCAAGAACAGCAACAGCTACTTCAGGAACAGCCTCGACTTGCGAACCAGGATGAGGTGGACTTCCAAGAGTCTCTAATAATTGAGCGCGAAGCAGAAATTCGCAATATTGAGCAAAGCGTTGGCGAACTCAATGAGTTGTTCCGCGATGTCGCCCACATCGTTCACGAGCAAGGAGGCCAGCTCGATATAATCAGCGAGAACGTTGAAAATGTTACCAACGACACCCGAGGAGCTAATGTTGAGCTCCGCAGTGCCAGCAGACATCAAAAGAACGCCCGGAACAAGGCTTGCTGTCTgcttgtcatccttgccgTCATCCTAACTATCATTGTGCTGGCGGCTACTATTGGATAA
- a CDS encoding nucleoporin NDC1 (predicted protein): MAAIRPRPYRRILTSALHRRFVHASALALLVCYLVAFLIGDKSSFLWAWFPIGACGIRTVLLFICSLVVFVLRVGQIHIGSRTTASPLGTLKYLIPLDVVQTFGWYIFSAWWFSEIYKWSSSSGAHLEWVNRGRPHERASLNERPIYLYTCHLLLAIVQSVVHLYYDFDRVPIPVAKRAAGNADQRTHPVEPVSKRLQVALPGLIKDGFTRSAVVAAVCPVVYTFFLRRPAWSFTMYWAKLFWDFPRSAAAPPGLIGPIGPGLLLRTMCSGGLLVLCWQTANLFFSAFLSKEPLKRGQPLTAEAKDPNGSLLTGLTAKKETVKSFAFWELCFISQRFADRRKAIFNDIDRDGGPAWSQILQSATEVIKGIATRIDEQKNPSSGSKPAQAEQTEPVLRTLPRLTDPLKADNVFAPSPKANSRQEKIGEVFSSTAKSYGQSADWTPAARAKARDVFDRASTAILSPERKQKLLASSQEFKMLTGTSTCKPENLNPFIAQLLRSPVGRLFRQTYDRRLSGIVLGAPHANLCPIVDAIESLTRLLIASLQEDQYGKVQADVPDVVRLFTNTITTLEPFIHGGLDAHWTDVNFPPSSNPEAQAEARRVPDVDLVLDTLKSSLKDLLSAFNLYLKDIGLVGKDLRLAKEAAGLIEEGL; this comes from the exons ATGGCTGCTATCCGCCCGCGCCCATATCGGCGCATCCTGACTTCAGCGCTGCACCGACGCTTCGTTCATGCTTCTGCATTAGCGCTGCTTGTCTGCTACCTAGTCGCATTCTTGATTGGGGATAAGTCGTCCT TTTTATGGGCTTGGTTTCCCATTGGAGCATGTGGAATTCGTACCGTCTTGCTCTTTATCTGCAGTCTCGTCGTTTTTGTATTGCGTGTTGGACAGATACACATTGGCTCGCGAACAACTGCCTCTCCTTTAGGCACTCTAAAGTACCTTATTCCGCTCGATGTCGTCCAAACTTTTGGATGGTATATTTTCTCGGCATGGTGGTTTAGTGAGATCTATAAatggtcatcttccagtgGAGCACACTTGGAATGGGTCAATAGAGGCCG GCCCCACGAGCGCGCAAGCTTAAACGAAAGGCCCATTTACCTCTACACTTGCCACCTACTACTCGCAATTGTGCAATCAGTTGTCCATCTGTATTACGATTTCGACCGTGTACCTATTCCGGTTGCTAAACGGGCTGCCGGCAACGCTGATCAGAGAACCCACCCAGTGGAACCGGTGTCTAAGCGCTTACAGGTTGCGTTACCTGGACTTATAAAAGACGGCTTCACAAGAAGTGCTGTGGTCGCCGCAGTCTGCCCTGTGGTGTATACCTTCTTCCTAAGACGCCCGGCCTGGAGCTTCACCATGTACTGGGCGAAATTATTCTGGGACTTCCCTAGGTCTGCCGCGGCTCCTCCAGGACTTATCGGGCCAATTGGACCAGGCTTGCTACTACGCACGATGTGCTCCGGAGGTCTCCTTGTTCTTTGCTGGCAAACTGCcaatcttttcttctccgcattcCTTAGCAAGGAGCCACTCAAACGTGGCCAGCCATTGACGGCTGAGGCGAAAGACCCCAATGGCAGCTTATTGACGGGGCTGACCGCAAAGAAGGAGACTGTTAAATCTTTCGCATTCTGGGAGCTATGCTTCATCAGTCAGAGATTTGCTGACCGACGAAAGGCGATCTTCAATGATATTGATCGCGACGGTGGTCCAGCGTGGTCGCAGATCCTGCAATCTGCCACCGAGGTTATCAAGGGCATTGCTACTCGCATCGACGAACAGAAGAACCCGTCATCGGGTTCCAAGCCTGCACAAGCCGAACAGACTGAACCGGTCCTCCGTACTCTGCCTCGGTTAACAGACCCTCTCAAAGCGGACAACGTCTTTGCTCCCTCTCCCAAAGCGAACTCGcggcaggagaagatcgggGAAGTCTTCAGCTCAACAGCCAAGTCTTACGGACAATCAGCAGATTGGACCCCTGCTGCCCGGGCCAAAGCCCGCGATGTCTTCGACCGTGCATCCACTGCCATATTGAGCCCAGAGCGCAAGCAGAAACTTCTTGCTTCATCGCAAGAATTCAAGATGCTCACAGGCACTTCAACCTGCAAGCCAGAAAACCTTAACCCATTCATCGCACAGCTCCTCCGCTCTCCAGTAGGCCGACTCTTCCGACAAACGTACGACCGCCGCCTGTCAGGCATTGTCCTAGGCGCGCCACACGCAAACCTATGTCCCATCGTCGACGCCATCGAGTCGCTCACCCGCCTACTCATCGCAAGTCTGCAGGAAGACCAATACGGCAAAGTGCAGGCCGATGTGCCTGACGTCGTACGCCTCTTCACGAACACCATCACGACCCTGGAGCCCTTTATCCACGGCGGTCTCGACGCCCACTGGACAGACGTCAACTTCCCACCATCAAGTAACCCCGAAGCACAAGCAGAGGCCCGTCGAGTCCCAGACGTGGATCTCGTACTCGACACCCTCAAGAGCTCTCTCAAGGATCTCCTATCCGCATTCAACCTCTACCTCAAAGACATCGGACTTGTCGGCAAGGACCTGCGACTGGCAAAGGAGGCAGCAGGGTTAATCGAGGAAGGACTATAA
- the znfA gene encoding putative C2H2 finger domain protein (predicted protein): MALDDLDGRHSGLPLSRSPEAHIRIEPPPPADDGFRNSIPFNTSPMPVSLISIDSLKGEQDFSRRSVKDSSDAYDQHLLSKIGKPLSPRQSLSLGTDNRGPISTLPIPSRNLGSLPSPGGSDGSTLDVRWSISSHSGGISPGTKVGWRDYIGCRSPSVESSAPSSAVDYDNPNYVRHRGGGATPQNEDSLSLPSRSNRGSYDQGIFSDIEGDFSTDESLPPRLFNVREATPPYLDTSKSGMKRRASSPPREPISDDRHTLHVTTSNGDLSQRRTSGHPFTNTLSVNSAYAQSHGSISAASTLSLRTSGSYSSAALSVGGSSVTSASVYERSPGGLSPNSDLESFHDKFHLNPTSPGGVSNQPTMRGAPGTNTLEPPNPNVARKMSLQTSLNVPNQAGSKMGGLFICDCCPKKPKKFDSPEELRAHEMEKQYSCLFCNNRFKNKNEAERHQNSLHLRRHSWSCAALPGYQAAFHPSSSPSSQTNAGPSHDTCGYCGEEFSNFPQPDWDRRFEHLTTVHKFGECNNAKKFYRADHFRQHLKHSHAGTSGKWTNILENACMKEEAPPEPRNATSNGGPGPAMGTTATLTSNNINEVLSGC, encoded by the exons ATGGCGCTAGACGATTTGGATGGCAGACACAGCGGTTTGCCTCTATCAAGAAGTCCGGAGGCTCATATACGGATTGagcctccaccaccagcggATGACGGCTTCCGGAATTCAATTCCCTTTAACACCAGTCCTAT GCCAGTATCACTAATATCAATTGATAGTTTGAAAGGCGAGCAGGACTTCTCACGACGGAGCGTGAAGGACTCGTCTGATGCATATGACCAGCATCTTCTGTCTAAAATAGGGAAACCACTCTCTCCTCGACAGTCTTTAAGTTTGGGTACCGATAATAGAGGCCCTATATCAACACTTCCCATACCTTCTAGAAATCTTGGAAGCTTACCCTCACCTGGTGGCTCTGACGGGTCTACGCTCGACGTGAGGTGGTCCATCAGTTCTCATTCGGGTGGGATATCGCCTGGGACTAAAGTTGGCTGGAGAGACTATATCGGTTGCCGAAGTCCGAGTGTTGAGAGCAGTGCGCCTTCTTCTGCGGTAGACTACGATAATCCTAACTATGTCCGCCATCGGGGAGGTGGAGCCACACCGCAAAACGAAGACTCGCTCAGTCTCCCGAGTCGATCGAATCGGGGAAGCTATGATCAAGGTATATTCTCAGACATCGAAGGAGATTTCTCGACGGACGAATCATTGCCACCACGTTTATTCAATGTTCGTGAAGCAACACCGCCGTACTTGGACACATCCAAATCCGGCATGAAAAGACgagcatcttctcctccgaGAGAACCAATTAGCGATGATAGGCACACGCTACATGTAACGACAAGTAATGGTGATCTCTCGCAGCGAAGGACATCTGGCCACCCGTTTACGAATACTCTATCTGTCAATAGCGCCTATGCCCAGAGCCATGGGAGTATATCGGCAGCGTCGACTTTGAGCCTTCGAACTTCTGGATCGTACTCGTCAGCAGCTCTTTCAGTGGGAGGAAGCAGCGTTACAAGCGCGTCAGTGTATGAGCGGTCGCCTGGGGGCCTTTCTCCAAATTCGGACCTCGAATCATTCCATGACAAGTTTCATCTCAACCCTACCAGCCCTGGCGGAGTTTCAAACCAACCGACAATGAGAGGTGCTCCGGGCACTAATACGCTAGAACCACCTAATCCAAATGTCGCAAGGAAAATGTCTTTGCAGACGAGCTTGAACGTCCCAAACCAAGCAGGTTCCAAGATGGGTGGTTTGTTCATTTGCGATTGCTGTCCCAAGAAACCTAAGAAGTTTGACAGTCCCGAGGAACTTCG CGCACATGAGATGGAGAAACAGTACTCTTGCTTATTTTGTAACAATCGgttcaaaaacaaaaatgaAGCTGAGCGCCACCAAAACTCGCTCCATTTGCGCCGTCATTCTTGGTCATGCGCTGCCCTACCAGGATACCAGGCTGCGTTCcatccttcgtcttctccgtcAAGCCAAACGAATGCAGGTCCCTCACACGACACCTGTGGTTATTGCGGTGAAGAATTTTCTAATTTCCCTCAGCCTGACTGGGACCGCAGGTTCGAGCATTTGACGACAGTGCATAAATTTGGGGAGTGCAACAATGCGAAGAAATTCTACCGCGCGGACCATTTTAGACAACACTTGAAGCACAGTCATGCTGGAACCAGTGGAAAGTGGACCAACATCCTGGAGAACGCCTGTATGAAAGAGGAAGCGCCTCCTGAACCCAGAAACGCCACTAGCAACGGCGGACCCGGCCCTGCAATGGGAACGACTGCGACACTTACGTCAAATAACATTAACGAGGTCCTCAGCGGCTGCTGA